One Onthophagus taurus isolate NC chromosome 11, IU_Otau_3.0, whole genome shotgun sequence genomic window carries:
- the LOC111424100 gene encoding MOB kinase activator-like 2 isoform X3, whose translation MGKARRKEREGNDNSSSGDNKLYLEAPVLERKLPELDMKVLVDLPAGLDYNEWLASHTMALFDHVNLVYGSVSEFCTMTGCPDMTGPSQRTYLWFDEKGKKTKVAAPQYIDYVMTFIQKTISDENIFPTKYANEFPSSFESIVRKIVRLLFHVVAHLYAAHFREVVLLGLHAHLNLTFTHLTSLHHRFSLIEPKETEVLRDLEIALRLTDDGSNQESTSGTDGVDSGGIDNAESDNSKSQSEEATDFFSVFNIFFNNRRVTKLKELKGDNFLGGEQKS comes from the exons ATGGg aaaaGCCAGACGGAAGGAGAGGGAAGGAAACGATAATTCAAGCAGTGGTGACAATAAATTGTACTTAGAAGCTCCTGTACTTGAAAGAAAACTGCCTGAATTGGATATGAAGGTTTTAGTTGATTTACCAGCTGGTTTAGACTACAATGAATGGCTTGCATCGCATA CTATGGCCCTATTTGATCATGTGAATTTAGTCTATGGCAGTGTTAGTGAATTTTGTACTATGACAGGGTGTCCTGATATGACTGGACCCAGTCAAag AACTTATCTATGGTTTGATGAGAAAGGCAAAAAAACTAAAGTAGCCGCCCCACAGTACATAGATTACGTAATGACCTTCATACAAAAGACTATAAGTGATGAGAATATATTTCCTACTAAATAtg cTAATGAATTTCCCTCTTCCTTCGAGTCAATAGTTAGAAAGATAGTGAGACTGTTATTCCACGTGGTTGCGCATTTATATGCGGCCCATTTTCGAGAGGTTGTTCTCTTGGGTTTGCACGCGCATCTAAACCTAACCTTTACGCACCTAACATCTCTTCACCATCGATTCTCGTTAATCGAACCGAAAGAGACGGAAGTGTTACGCGATCTCGAGATTGCACTTCGACTTACGGACGATGGTAGTAATCAAGAAAGTACTTCCGGTACGGATGGCGTAGATTCCGGTGGTATTGATAACGCGGAATCCGATAACAGTAAAAGTCAATCGGAGGAAGCAACTG attttttttctgtgtTTAATATATTCTTTAATAACAGAAGAGTGACAAAACTGAAAGAACTGAAGGGAGATAATTTTTTAGGTGGCGAGCAAAAGTCGTAG
- the LOC111424100 gene encoding MOB kinase activator-like 2 isoform X1, producing MWLNKSIGKLRSDSPRSLLPLDAEQTISCFCRKARRKEREGNDNSSSGDNKLYLEAPVLERKLPELDMKVLVDLPAGLDYNEWLASHTMALFDHVNLVYGSVSEFCTMTGCPDMTGPSQRTYLWFDEKGKKTKVAAPQYIDYVMTFIQKTISDENIFPTKYANEFPSSFESIVRKIVRLLFHVVAHLYAAHFREVVLLGLHAHLNLTFTHLTSLHHRFSLIEPKETEVLRDLEIALRLTDDGSNQESTSGTDGVDSGGIDNAESDNSKSQSEEATDFFSVFNIFFNNRRVTKLKELKGDNFLGGEQKS from the exons ATGTGGTTAAACAAAAGTATTGGAAAACTGAGATCGGATTCTCCAAGATCGTTACTTCCCCTGGATGCAGAACAGACAATCAGTTGCTTCTGCAG aaaaGCCAGACGGAAGGAGAGGGAAGGAAACGATAATTCAAGCAGTGGTGACAATAAATTGTACTTAGAAGCTCCTGTACTTGAAAGAAAACTGCCTGAATTGGATATGAAGGTTTTAGTTGATTTACCAGCTGGTTTAGACTACAATGAATGGCTTGCATCGCATA CTATGGCCCTATTTGATCATGTGAATTTAGTCTATGGCAGTGTTAGTGAATTTTGTACTATGACAGGGTGTCCTGATATGACTGGACCCAGTCAAag AACTTATCTATGGTTTGATGAGAAAGGCAAAAAAACTAAAGTAGCCGCCCCACAGTACATAGATTACGTAATGACCTTCATACAAAAGACTATAAGTGATGAGAATATATTTCCTACTAAATAtg cTAATGAATTTCCCTCTTCCTTCGAGTCAATAGTTAGAAAGATAGTGAGACTGTTATTCCACGTGGTTGCGCATTTATATGCGGCCCATTTTCGAGAGGTTGTTCTCTTGGGTTTGCACGCGCATCTAAACCTAACCTTTACGCACCTAACATCTCTTCACCATCGATTCTCGTTAATCGAACCGAAAGAGACGGAAGTGTTACGCGATCTCGAGATTGCACTTCGACTTACGGACGATGGTAGTAATCAAGAAAGTACTTCCGGTACGGATGGCGTAGATTCCGGTGGTATTGATAACGCGGAATCCGATAACAGTAAAAGTCAATCGGAGGAAGCAACTG attttttttctgtgtTTAATATATTCTTTAATAACAGAAGAGTGACAAAACTGAAAGAACTGAAGGGAGATAATTTTTTAGGTGGCGAGCAAAAGTCGTAG
- the LOC111424100 gene encoding MOB kinase activator-like 2 isoform X2, with amino-acid sequence MWLNKSIGKLRSDSPRSLLPLDAEQTISCFCRKARRKEREGNDNSSSGDNKLYLEAPVLERKLPELDMKVLVDLPAGLDYNEWLASHTMALFDHVNLVYGSVSEFCTMTGCPDMTGPSQRTYLWFDEKGKKTKVAAPQYIDYVMTFIQKTISDENIFPTKYANEFPSSFESIVRKIVRLLFHVVAHLYAAHFREVVLLGLHAHLNLTFTHLTSLHHRFSLIEPKETEVLRDLEIALRLTDDGSNQESTSGTDGVDSGGIDNAESDNSKSQSEEATGGEQKS; translated from the exons ATGTGGTTAAACAAAAGTATTGGAAAACTGAGATCGGATTCTCCAAGATCGTTACTTCCCCTGGATGCAGAACAGACAATCAGTTGCTTCTGCAG aaaaGCCAGACGGAAGGAGAGGGAAGGAAACGATAATTCAAGCAGTGGTGACAATAAATTGTACTTAGAAGCTCCTGTACTTGAAAGAAAACTGCCTGAATTGGATATGAAGGTTTTAGTTGATTTACCAGCTGGTTTAGACTACAATGAATGGCTTGCATCGCATA CTATGGCCCTATTTGATCATGTGAATTTAGTCTATGGCAGTGTTAGTGAATTTTGTACTATGACAGGGTGTCCTGATATGACTGGACCCAGTCAAag AACTTATCTATGGTTTGATGAGAAAGGCAAAAAAACTAAAGTAGCCGCCCCACAGTACATAGATTACGTAATGACCTTCATACAAAAGACTATAAGTGATGAGAATATATTTCCTACTAAATAtg cTAATGAATTTCCCTCTTCCTTCGAGTCAATAGTTAGAAAGATAGTGAGACTGTTATTCCACGTGGTTGCGCATTTATATGCGGCCCATTTTCGAGAGGTTGTTCTCTTGGGTTTGCACGCGCATCTAAACCTAACCTTTACGCACCTAACATCTCTTCACCATCGATTCTCGTTAATCGAACCGAAAGAGACGGAAGTGTTACGCGATCTCGAGATTGCACTTCGACTTACGGACGATGGTAGTAATCAAGAAAGTACTTCCGGTACGGATGGCGTAGATTCCGGTGGTATTGATAACGCGGAATCCGATAACAGTAAAAGTCAATCGGAGGAAGCAACTG GTGGCGAGCAAAAGTCGTAG
- the LOC111414817 gene encoding uncharacterized protein isoform X2, which yields MSEMSALPIDISETTECSKIIENPNVLLCQHAEKCPYRDYVRAINTFSQNLKPPERKIHTFEKVNLRKMVEIKSNKESRFSFLNLLKFRRHEKDLSKEPIELYKINIEQNDKENIPNKLTFDLIHNIPKPVTSTVATNTSRAFITAPVHCAPCKNQENQSVGVNPAVHIAQVNNSFKPPKTCKQGFLNDKPTRVDVYYFDHGNACYLKTTDVTPNLTTELIAEKTEAYTTKFWAELFGTIHIFFAFLTTFILQFLKFILQSLIRPLTIGLLQLTSDYFFKPCLSVVFNAIIQPPAIFFFNILTSLRDLCDPVAEGVGYFLREVANVCRSIRLVEVKNNTNNKPKLNRAPCRRFRIRRKK from the exons ATGTCAGAAATGTCCGCCCTTCCCATAGATATAAGCGAAACGACCGAATGTTCTAAGATTATTGAAAATCCAAACGTTTTGTTATGTCAACATGCTGAAAAATGTCCTTATCGTGATTACGTTCGTGCAATTAACACATTTTCacaaa aTTTAAAACCTCCAGAACGAAAAATACATACATTTGAAAAAGTAAACTTACGAAAAatggttgaaataaaaagtaacaaagagagccgttttagttttttgaatttattgaaatttcgaaGACACGAAAAGGATTTATCGAAAGAACCGATTGAgttgtataaaattaacattgaacaaaatgataaagaaaatataccGAAC AAATTAACGTTTGATTTAATACATAATATCCCAAAACCCGTTACATCTACAGTTGCAACGAATACTTCAAGAGCTTTTATTACAGCTCCCGTTCATTGCGCACCCtgtaaaaatcaagaaaatcaATCGGTTGGTGTAAATCCAGCCGTTCATATAGCCCAAGTTAACAACAGTTTTAAACCGCCAAAAACTTGTAAACAAGGTTTCCTAAATGATAAACCAACTCGCGttgatgtttattattttgatcaCGGAAATGCATG ttatttaaaaaccacagATGTTACCCCAAATTTAACAACTGAATTAATAGCGGAAAAAACAGAAGCTTATACCACGAAATTTTGGGCTGAACTTTTTGGAACTATTCATATATTCTTTGcatttttaacaacatttattttacaatttttaaa aTTTATTCTGCAAAGTTTAATTCGACCATTAACAATCGGTTTACTTCAATTAACATCcgattacttttttaaaccATGTTTATCGGTGGTTTTTAACGCGATTATTCAACCTccagcgattttcttttttaacatacTCACTTCTTTACGGGATTTGTGTGACCCAGTTGCGGAAGGAGTCGGTTATTTTCTACGGGAAGTGGCTAACGTTTGTAGATCGATTAGATTGGTCGAGGTTAAAAACAACACCAATAACaaaccaaaattaaatagagCACCCTGTCGGCGATTTAGAATaaggagaaaaaaataa
- the LOC111414817 gene encoding uncharacterized protein isoform X1, translating to MKKSTSNKGVTATTKDITATLKHQQNEKNGIENIKEELTNVIELMGPSTPHLVNSSSNEDKDESFITSIYSSIVEVKRSLKESQSTPRDMSEMSALPIDISETTECSKIIENPNVLLCQHAEKCPYRDYVRAINTFSQNLKPPERKIHTFEKVNLRKMVEIKSNKESRFSFLNLLKFRRHEKDLSKEPIELYKINIEQNDKENIPNKLTFDLIHNIPKPVTSTVATNTSRAFITAPVHCAPCKNQENQSVGVNPAVHIAQVNNSFKPPKTCKQGFLNDKPTRVDVYYFDHGNACYLKTTDVTPNLTTELIAEKTEAYTTKFWAELFGTIHIFFAFLTTFILQFLKFILQSLIRPLTIGLLQLTSDYFFKPCLSVVFNAIIQPPAIFFFNILTSLRDLCDPVAEGVGYFLREVANVCRSIRLVEVKNNTNNKPKLNRAPCRRFRIRRKK from the exons ACATAAcag CAACATTAAAACATcaacaaaatgaaaagaatggtattgaaaatattaaagaagaattaacaAACGTAATTGAGTTAATGGGACCAAGCACTCCACATTTAGTTAATTCTAGCAGTAACGAAGATAAAGACGAGTCTTTTATAACATCAATATATAGCTCAATTGTTGAG GTTAAAAGATCTTTAAAAGAATCTCAATCAACACCTCGTGATATGTCAGAAATGTCCGCCCTTCCCATAGATATAAGCGAAACGACCGAATGTTCTAAGATTATTGAAAATCCAAACGTTTTGTTATGTCAACATGCTGAAAAATGTCCTTATCGTGATTACGTTCGTGCAATTAACACATTTTCacaaa aTTTAAAACCTCCAGAACGAAAAATACATACATTTGAAAAAGTAAACTTACGAAAAatggttgaaataaaaagtaacaaagagagccgttttagttttttgaatttattgaaatttcgaaGACACGAAAAGGATTTATCGAAAGAACCGATTGAgttgtataaaattaacattgaacaaaatgataaagaaaatataccGAAC AAATTAACGTTTGATTTAATACATAATATCCCAAAACCCGTTACATCTACAGTTGCAACGAATACTTCAAGAGCTTTTATTACAGCTCCCGTTCATTGCGCACCCtgtaaaaatcaagaaaatcaATCGGTTGGTGTAAATCCAGCCGTTCATATAGCCCAAGTTAACAACAGTTTTAAACCGCCAAAAACTTGTAAACAAGGTTTCCTAAATGATAAACCAACTCGCGttgatgtttattattttgatcaCGGAAATGCATG ttatttaaaaaccacagATGTTACCCCAAATTTAACAACTGAATTAATAGCGGAAAAAACAGAAGCTTATACCACGAAATTTTGGGCTGAACTTTTTGGAACTATTCATATATTCTTTGcatttttaacaacatttattttacaatttttaaa aTTTATTCTGCAAAGTTTAATTCGACCATTAACAATCGGTTTACTTCAATTAACATCcgattacttttttaaaccATGTTTATCGGTGGTTTTTAACGCGATTATTCAACCTccagcgattttcttttttaacatacTCACTTCTTTACGGGATTTGTGTGACCCAGTTGCGGAAGGAGTCGGTTATTTTCTACGGGAAGTGGCTAACGTTTGTAGATCGATTAGATTGGTCGAGGTTAAAAACAACACCAATAACaaaccaaaattaaatagagCACCCTGTCGGCGATTTAGAATaaggagaaaaaaataa